The proteins below come from a single Methanolobus chelungpuianus genomic window:
- a CDS encoding NfeD family protein: MNFQNRLPVSLLFLFILSAVLISPAMSQESGSVLVLEISGAITPVTDDIVADAISIAEAEGHQALIITLNTPGGGLDETLRITEMIPQTSVPVIGYVYPEGTQAWSAGTLILISTDVAAMAPFTVIGSAQPVSMTPSGSEPVTDTKIVNALVERATENARMHGRNETAAREFITENLNLNAQTALDYEVIEYVAPSMEDLLVQVNGLDVKGSTLQTAGSDIVYYEAPIRLAFMNIISNPVVSSLLLLLGVYAVIFGISNPGFGAEIFGVVAIVMALIGTGFDVNIGAVFLILVGVALLALELQSPGIGVFGIAGMVCIVAGSILLAPTEFPRNYSPAEFQRTVVVTVVVPTILVGLFLLFAMYKVLEVRKRKPQFGGLLGETAVVHKPISPEQAGYVIHRGEYWKARSPEALEKGEKVVILEKDGVMLTVERLRSEAGQAGKE, encoded by the coding sequence ATGAATTTCCAAAACAGGCTTCCTGTAAGCCTTCTTTTTCTTTTTATCCTGAGTGCGGTCCTTATCTCCCCGGCAATGTCCCAGGAAAGCGGGAGCGTGCTGGTGCTTGAGATATCGGGAGCCATAACCCCGGTCACGGATGACATAGTCGCTGACGCTATATCGATAGCAGAGGCTGAAGGCCACCAGGCGCTTATCATCACCCTCAACACGCCGGGCGGGGGACTGGATGAAACGCTCAGGATAACCGAGATGATACCGCAGACAAGCGTGCCTGTGATAGGATATGTATACCCTGAAGGTACACAGGCCTGGTCGGCAGGAACCCTCATACTTATAAGCACTGATGTCGCCGCAATGGCCCCTTTTACAGTAATAGGCTCGGCCCAGCCTGTAAGCATGACTCCCAGCGGCTCGGAACCTGTCACTGATACCAAGATAGTCAACGCTCTTGTGGAAAGGGCGACCGAGAATGCCAGGATGCACGGCAGGAACGAGACCGCAGCCAGGGAGTTCATCACCGAGAACCTCAACCTCAATGCCCAAACAGCTCTTGATTATGAGGTGATAGAGTACGTTGCACCATCCATGGAGGACCTGCTTGTGCAGGTGAACGGACTGGATGTGAAGGGCAGTACTCTCCAGACCGCCGGTTCTGATATTGTTTACTACGAGGCCCCTATCAGGCTCGCTTTTATGAACATCATATCAAATCCCGTTGTATCTTCCCTGCTGCTGCTGCTCGGAGTCTATGCTGTTATCTTCGGGATATCAAACCCCGGCTTCGGTGCAGAGATATTCGGGGTCGTTGCCATTGTAATGGCACTGATAGGCACAGGCTTTGACGTGAACATAGGCGCAGTCTTCCTGATACTGGTAGGCGTGGCTCTCCTTGCCCTGGAACTGCAGTCGCCGGGCATAGGGGTCTTTGGCATAGCAGGAATGGTATGCATAGTGGCAGGGAGCATACTGCTTGCTCCGACCGAATTCCCGCGTAACTATTCACCTGCGGAGTTCCAGAGGACAGTTGTTGTCACGGTGGTGGTCCCCACAATACTCGTGGGCCTGTTCCTGCTGTTCGCAATGTACAAGGTACTTGAGGTAAGGAAGCGCAAGCCGCAGTTCGGCGGGCTGCTGGGGGAGACCGCAGTCGTCCATAAGCCTATATCCCCGGAACAGGCGGGCTACGTTATCCACAGGGGAGAATACTGGAAGGCGCGCTCCCCGGAGGCGCTGGAAAAAGGTGAAAAGGTCGTCATCCTGGAAAAGGATGGCGTGATGCTGACGGTGGAAAGACTGAGAAGTGAGGCCGGGCAAGCCGGAAAGGAGTAG
- a CDS encoding NOB1 family endonuclease, with protein sequence MIYIADSAVFIMGKDIDPSTLVTVSSVAGELRSHEASMRFELALEGGARVEAVDPVLRQQVVCAAGSTKDSEELSSTDIDVLAKALEYGESAVLLTDDYAVQNTASVLGIRFLPVVQKKIKDVLVWEKECFGCRRRFPSGDVCPVCGSELRKKRKRKI encoded by the coding sequence ATGATCTACATCGCTGATTCGGCAGTCTTTATAATGGGAAAGGATATCGACCCTTCCACGCTGGTAACTGTAAGCTCGGTGGCGGGAGAGCTCAGGAGCCATGAGGCTTCCATGAGGTTCGAGCTCGCTCTTGAGGGTGGGGCACGCGTGGAGGCTGTTGACCCCGTCCTGAGGCAACAGGTGGTCTGTGCTGCTGGCAGCACAAAGGACTCTGAGGAGCTGTCCTCAACTGACATCGATGTGCTCGCAAAGGCACTTGAATATGGGGAGAGCGCTGTCCTCCTGACAGACGATTATGCCGTGCAGAACACAGCAAGCGTGCTTGGCATCAGATTCCTGCCCGTGGTGCAGAAGAAGATAAAGGACGTGCTGGTGTGGGAAAAGGAGTGTTTTGGGTGTCGCAGGCGTTTCCCGTCAGGCGATGTCTGTCCGGTGTGCGGTTCGGAGCTGAGAAAGAAGCGTAAAAGAAAAATATAA
- a CDS encoding NAD+ synthase: protein MDIGKAKETIVKFIRESVKEAGCKGAVVGISGGIDSALTAYLCVEALGKENVLGVHLPEINLTPAEDVLDATEVAERLGIEFRTIDISGPLRAFMEAVPESGQDFRHANGNLKARVRMSILYYYANTMQRLVVGTGNKTELLLGYFTKYGDGGVDLEPIGDLYKTEVREMSRVIGVPQGIIEKAPSAGLWAGQTDEADLGITYETVDRFLEMLLEGERPQVAQNTLGMTPQQRDSVLARIHGNLHKRKAPPMPELDELRVSYITV, encoded by the coding sequence ATGGATATTGGCAAAGCTAAAGAGACTATCGTGAAGTTCATCAGGGAAAGCGTGAAGGAGGCAGGATGCAAAGGGGCTGTCGTAGGGATCAGCGGAGGCATTGATTCTGCGCTGACAGCATATCTCTGCGTGGAGGCGCTCGGGAAGGAGAATGTGCTGGGGGTCCATCTTCCGGAGATCAACCTCACTCCTGCAGAAGATGTCCTGGATGCCACGGAGGTGGCTGAGCGTCTTGGGATCGAGTTCAGGACAATAGACATATCCGGTCCTCTGAGAGCTTTCATGGAGGCTGTCCCGGAAAGCGGACAGGACTTCCGTCATGCGAACGGCAACCTGAAAGCCAGGGTACGCATGTCGATACTGTACTATTATGCCAATACGATGCAGAGACTGGTGGTGGGTACAGGCAATAAGACCGAACTGCTGCTGGGATATTTCACAAAATATGGTGATGGCGGGGTGGATCTTGAGCCCATCGGGGATCTGTACAAGACCGAGGTCAGGGAGATGTCACGCGTTATCGGAGTTCCGCAGGGAATCATTGAAAAAGCACCTTCAGCCGGACTCTGGGCAGGACAGACAGATGAGGCCGATCTTGGGATCACATACGAGACTGTGGACAGGTTCCTGGAAATGCTGCTGGAGGGAGAGAGACCGCAGGTGGCGCAGAACACACTTGGCATGACGCCGCAGCAGAGAGATTCCGTACTTGCGCGCATCCATGGGAACCTCCATAAAAGGAAAGCCCCTCCAATGCCGGAGCTGGATGAGCTGAGGGTCTCGTATATTACTGTCTGA
- a CDS encoding orotate phosphoribosyltransferase-like protein, producing the protein MKNIDKLIQKAVELQANGLVTRQIADELNVSRDTVTWLLTRSKKEETSPAPKDISVNWSGIGKSAFRLRHIGIALCDMVIETLEHADTEADVIVGIGLSGVPLASLMADELELELSVYHSYNEQSDQSQVRGAFSRNFASIKDKRCIIVDDVITSGSTVSDVVAHLRSAGAKPIAIAVLVDKSGSETISEVPVSSLVRIVRVD; encoded by the coding sequence ATGAAGAATATTGATAAATTGATCCAGAAGGCTGTGGAGTTGCAGGCAAACGGGCTCGTTACAAGGCAGATAGCAGACGAACTTAATGTTTCCAGGGACACGGTGACCTGGCTGTTAACACGTTCCAAGAAGGAGGAAACTTCCCCTGCTCCCAAGGATATCTCCGTGAACTGGAGCGGAATAGGCAAGAGTGCTTTCAGACTACGCCACATAGGTATCGCCCTCTGCGACATGGTCATCGAGACGCTGGAACATGCAGACACCGAGGCAGATGTGATAGTGGGTATAGGACTGAGTGGTGTTCCTCTCGCAAGCCTCATGGCCGACGAGCTGGAGCTCGAACTTTCCGTATATCACTCGTACAATGAACAGAGCGATCAGTCCCAGGTCAGGGGTGCCTTCAGCAGGAACTTTGCAAGCATCAAGGACAAGAGATGCATCATCGTTGACGATGTCATCACAAGCGGAAGCACTGTGAGCGATGTAGTGGCTCACCTGCGCAGCGCCGGTGCAAAGCCCATAGCCATCGCAGTGCTCGTGGACAAGAGCGGCTCTGAAACGATATCTGAAGTACCTGTAAGCTCTCTTGTGCGTATTGTCCGCGTGGACTGA
- a CDS encoding slipin family protein, translated as MVLEQITIITAVFIIFILSKAIQIVKEYERVVIFRLGRLSGVKGPGLFFIIPIIDTVVKVDLRVVTIDVPKQAVITRDNVTVAVDAVVYYKVIDPSRAVNEVENYKYATSTLSQTTLRDVIGQIDLDDVLSKRDEINLSIQESLDISTDPWGIKVTGVTLRDVSIDDTMLRAIAKQAEAEREKRARIILADGEFIAAEKMRQAASLYEEVPVTIKLRELQTLAEIARERNMIVVANSIEMGEIAAMSKALQNKPK; from the coding sequence ATGGTATTGGAACAAATCACAATCATTACAGCAGTCTTTATTATCTTTATCCTTTCAAAGGCAATACAGATTGTCAAGGAATACGAACGTGTAGTTATTTTCCGTCTTGGAAGACTAAGCGGAGTGAAAGGTCCCGGCCTGTTCTTCATTATCCCTATTATAGATACTGTGGTAAAAGTGGATCTGCGTGTGGTCACCATTGATGTTCCCAAGCAGGCTGTCATCACCAGGGATAACGTTACAGTTGCCGTTGATGCAGTCGTGTACTATAAGGTTATCGATCCCTCAAGGGCTGTAAACGAAGTTGAGAATTACAAGTATGCAACATCCACCCTCTCACAGACGACACTGCGTGACGTTATAGGCCAGATCGACCTTGACGATGTCCTGTCCAAGAGAGACGAGATCAACCTGAGCATTCAGGAATCGCTGGATATCTCCACGGACCCATGGGGTATCAAGGTAACAGGTGTGACCCTCAGGGATGTCAGCATTGACGATACGATGCTGCGTGCTATTGCAAAGCAGGCAGAGGCAGAGCGTGAGAAGCGTGCCCGTATCATCCTTGCAGACGGTGAGTTCATCGCAGCCGAGAAGATGAGGCAGGCTGCCAGCCTATACGAGGAAGTGCCTGTCACTATCAAGCTCAGGGAACTCCAGACACTGGCAGAGATAGCAAGGGAGCGCAACATGATAGTTGTGGCGAACTCCATCGAGATGGGGGAGATCGCAGCCATGTCCAAGGCTCTCCAGAACAAGCCCAAATAA
- a CDS encoding DHH family phosphoesterase, whose translation MSEKCKECGGKGYKVVGSKKCPDCKGAGKSKSVDLMKLSEKDMGSFLRNGSNCSKCSGAGEIELTEQCTVCSGKGAFYKCRICGVATEGLYNGEEVCPSCAKKQIVYKLDDSCNIEELEVGKLYHAVVRNIADFGVFVDLNSNLRGLIHSSNMKEELKVGEDVIVSVKEIKPKGKMDLVPRKLKEYQTVELEKDLPVKLASEVQKLVGTSVRVEGEVIQVKQTAGPTIFTIADETGQISAAAFESAGERAYPHINSDMIVSATGEITARGDSVQLEIKSLKKLSGPKEGDIRRRIEAALDRRAEPHDIQYMVESEVLERLRPAMRRVAKEIRKAIITSVPILLRHHADADGMTAAMAIEKAVVPLIKEVNGQDGEYYFYKRAPSKAPFYEMADVVRDISFALEDTMRHGQKMPLVVSVDNGSSIENIPAMRQAGVYGIRMIVVDHHHPDDEVDEFLVAHVNPAHVGGDFGITAGMLCTELARMINMDVEKDIRHLPAVAAVGDRSEAPEAKEYIRMVSDKYSLQDLKDMALALDFEAYWLKFNNGKGIIDDILNFGDEKIHRKLVKVLCEQANEMIDEQIDVCMSHVKTQTLPNGALLNVLDVENYAHTFTFPPPGKTSGEVHDQLCRKYEGKPVITLGYGPDFAVIRSRGVKMNIPRMVRELHEEVRGGGVNGGGHLVVGSIKFVEGMRTEVLSKLAEKIGAVEVE comes from the coding sequence ATGAGCGAAAAATGTAAGGAGTGCGGCGGAAAAGGATACAAGGTCGTCGGCTCAAAGAAATGCCCTGATTGCAAGGGAGCAGGGAAGTCCAAGTCAGTCGACCTGATGAAGCTTTCGGAAAAAGATATGGGAAGTTTTCTCAGGAACGGCTCCAACTGCAGTAAGTGCAGTGGTGCAGGCGAGATAGAGTTGACAGAGCAGTGCACTGTCTGTTCCGGAAAGGGTGCTTTTTACAAGTGCAGGATCTGCGGAGTGGCTACCGAGGGCCTGTACAACGGGGAAGAGGTCTGTCCCTCATGTGCGAAAAAACAGATCGTGTACAAGCTGGACGATTCATGTAATATTGAAGAGCTGGAAGTTGGAAAGCTCTACCATGCCGTTGTGAGGAACATTGCAGATTTCGGGGTCTTCGTGGATCTTAATTCCAACCTCAGAGGACTCATTCACTCAAGCAATATGAAAGAAGAGCTTAAAGTTGGCGAAGATGTCATAGTTTCTGTCAAGGAGATCAAGCCCAAAGGGAAGATGGACCTTGTGCCACGTAAGCTCAAGGAGTACCAGACCGTGGAGCTTGAAAAGGACCTGCCCGTAAAGCTTGCCTCGGAGGTCCAGAAGCTCGTCGGGACTAGCGTGAGGGTGGAAGGCGAGGTCATACAGGTCAAGCAGACAGCAGGTCCTACCATATTCACCATCGCAGACGAAACGGGCCAGATATCCGCAGCTGCTTTTGAGAGCGCCGGCGAGAGGGCATACCCGCACATCAACTCAGATATGATAGTCTCCGCCACAGGAGAGATCACAGCCCGCGGGGACAGCGTGCAGCTGGAGATCAAGAGCCTCAAGAAACTCAGCGGCCCTAAAGAGGGAGATATACGCAGGCGCATCGAGGCAGCCCTTGACAGAAGGGCGGAGCCGCATGATATCCAGTATATGGTCGAGAGTGAGGTGCTTGAGAGGCTAAGGCCGGCCATGCGCAGGGTTGCAAAGGAGATCCGTAAGGCAATAATCACTTCCGTACCTATATTGCTCCGCCACCATGCAGATGCTGACGGCATGACAGCAGCCATGGCGATTGAAAAAGCCGTAGTTCCCCTGATCAAGGAGGTGAACGGACAGGACGGCGAGTATTACTTCTACAAGAGGGCTCCCTCAAAGGCGCCTTTCTATGAGATGGCCGATGTTGTGCGTGATATCAGCTTCGCGCTTGAGGATACGATGCGCCACGGACAGAAGATGCCGCTTGTGGTCAGTGTCGACAACGGCTCTTCGATAGAGAACATACCTGCAATGAGACAGGCCGGCGTTTATGGCATCAGGATGATAGTTGTGGATCACCACCACCCGGATGACGAGGTTGACGAGTTCCTGGTAGCACACGTCAACCCGGCGCATGTGGGCGGGGACTTTGGCATAACGGCCGGGATGCTCTGTACCGAACTGGCACGCATGATCAACATGGATGTGGAGAAAGACATCAGGCACCTGCCAGCTGTGGCTGCCGTGGGCGACCGTTCGGAAGCGCCTGAAGCGAAAGAGTACATCCGGATGGTGTCCGATAAGTACAGCCTGCAGGACCTGAAGGACATGGCCCTTGCACTGGACTTTGAAGCTTACTGGTTAAAGTTCAACAACGGAAAAGGCATAATTGACGATATCCTCAATTTTGGAGACGAAAAGATACACAGGAAGCTTGTAAAGGTGCTTTGCGAGCAGGCCAACGAGATGATAGACGAGCAGATAGATGTATGCATGTCACATGTCAAAACACAGACACTTCCCAACGGAGCGCTGCTCAATGTCCTTGATGTGGAGAACTATGCCCACACGTTTACCTTCCCGCCTCCCGGAAAGACATCCGGGGAAGTGCACGACCAGCTGTGCCGTAAGTATGAAGGAAAGCCTGTCATTACACTGGGTTACGGGCCGGACTTTGCCGTAATAAGGTCAAGGGGTGTCAAGATGAACATCCCGCGCATGGTCAGGGAACTCCACGAAGAGGTAAGGGGCGGGGGCGTTAACGGAGGAGGGCACCTTGTTGTAGGCAGCATCAAATTCGTAGAAGGGATGCGCACCGAAGTGCTCTCGAAACTCGCTGAAAAGATAGGTGCGGTAGAAGTGGAATGA